The Aythya fuligula isolate bAytFul2 chromosome 1, bAytFul2.pri, whole genome shotgun sequence nucleotide sequence cccagaataatctccataattttaccgGGTGCCAAAGTGAGACCGAGAGGCCTGTGATTAGCAGGGTCCTCTTTCTTCCAGTCAGCCAGGGCCTCTCCAGATTCCCACAGCCCTCGATAAATACCTGAGAGAGGTCTCACAATAACACCAGGCAACTCTTTCAGTACCTGGCatgaatcccatcaggcccATAAAGTGTGGGATTTGCGAGCAGCAAATCCCAAACAGGTTCAACATCAGCCGGGAGCTTCCCACTCCCCAGGTCGCAGTCCTCCAACCCAGAGGCTCCAGAGGTCTCGGGGCCCATCACTGGTGttacagaggcaaagaaggcattaaatgacTTTACTGTACACTCATCCCTATTTGGGAGTTGACCAGCCTCATCAGGCAATGGAGCAATGTGCTCTTTAGCCCTCCTGTTGCAGTTAGCATTGTCAAAGCCCTTTTTGTTACCCACCACAATGCTGGCCAGCTTCAGCTCAGAGTAGGATGTGCACATGTGGTCTCATTGCTCACTGCCAAATACACTACATAAATTAGCAAAATCTTGAAGCCACATTTCCAGTGACCTGTCCTGTCTCCGTGCCAGCGATTTCTTGAGATAAGGAAAGCTTTTTTCCAAGAATCCCCAGTTGTAGAGTCCAGTAATGCTCAGCTGCCAGCCTGTCGGAGGGCTGAGTCCACGAGTAGCCACAGGCACAGCAATAAGTCCTCACGCAACAAAATCAGAACAGATTTCCTGCTCCTTTCATTGAATTGTTGGCAGTTTGCACTTGTGAAATGCTGTCTAACAATAAAATAACTGTGGGCAAAACAACTGATGTGATATTTCCGTATCCTGCTACCAATTAAATAAATCCagataatggaaagaaaaaaagatgaagggTTTTGAAGAGGGAAATCAAACTCTACCAGGCTACCCACATAATAGCTTAGTTCCTGTTGATACATCTACTAACAGAAATTGCGCCTGCATGGGATTTTATTAGCTTTTACGGGGCCTTTGCATAGctgcaaattaattaaaatcagaaacCAGCATTTAGATTTAACTGCATTAGGCACTCCGTGCTGAAGAGTTGTGAACTGAACCTGAACTGAACCCATGGAGAACACCCCAACAAAAGTCATCTGTGTCTTGGGGTCTGACGAAATCAAGAATCACAGGAAGGGCTCCTTGCAGCTTTCCCAATGTAGGGCTTACTGGGCTAAATTACAGTAAATTACACGCAGTAACTCAACTACAGTGAAGTACGTTGGATTGGTTAGACTTAATAAATGAAGCAGCTTGATGTAGTTAATTACCTGAAATCCTGTGATATGATAGCAGATATTAGAGCCACTGGTGTGGTATTTACATTGTAAGTGGTCACTAAAACACCTTACAACGTGGCAGCTTCTGTAAGAGTTTAGCTAGTGTGACCTTATCATGCGGTAAGAGAACGTGTGGTTCTCTTCCTGTGCATCAGAAAAAAGACTGGAGACTTTCTGGTATTTAAGCTGTGAGCTTTTCTGTACGATTTTATTTGCATGGGTGAAAACACAGTTACCTTTAccatgaaatcacagaatggcttgaaTTGGAAAGGGCCTTACAGATCACCTGGTTCCAgcccacctcccaccagcccaggttgctcaaagccccatccagcctggccttgaaaacctccagggatggggcagccacagcttctctgggcagcctgtgccagggcctcaccactctctgagtgaagaatttattctttataactgatctaaatctcctctctcttagtttaaagccattcctccTCATCCTATCACTCctctccctgacaaagagtccctccccagcttccctgTAGCGCCCtgtaggtactggaaggccactatgaggtctccctggagccttttcttctccaggctgaacaaacccagctctctcagcctgtctcctTAAAGAAAAGCATACTGAggtatgtatgtgtacatatgGCATTTTTACTTGATGTATCCCTTTTTCTCTGTCGACAGATTTACAAGGGTCCGGACTGGTCGTTCCGATACACAGGCCTCCAGCTGAACTGTGAATATCGTTTTCGTGCATGTGCCATTCGCCAgtgccaggaggcagcaggtcATCAGGACCTGGTAGGCCCCTACAGCGCACCAGTGCTATTCATCTCTCAGAGGACTGAACCACCGGCCAGCACCAACAAGGACACTGTGCAAACCACAAGGACACAATGGTCACAGAGCGACCAAGTGTGTGCTGCTGTCATTCTTGCACTTTTTGCTATCTTTTCCATTCTGATCGCTGTTATCATCCAGTACTTTGTaataaagtgaagaaaacagatttattttagaatGCTGCCCATTACATTTTACTTTCTCATAatctaaaaaataattctgttctcttgcttttacaaaaaaaaaacaggcatttaGCACCGGCATTGGGACTGATGCAAACCTTTTCAGCCACTTTAAAAAGCTTACTGGTAGGTATAGGCTGACACGTGTTAGTAGAATGCAAGCCACAGAAAtacaatctttttttaatatgcctTCTTGCAGTACAAACTTCATATGGGGCGAGCAGTGTTTAAATGAAAAGGGTTTGATCAGTAAACTCAAGTGTAAAAACCTGGCCCACACTTTTAAGGGTTACTACCATAACAGGGAAGAATGTGTAGAATGCATTTAAAACTTACACTTAACAAACTTGTGCTGTATACAATATTAATCTGATGCTGTGAAAGCAATTTAGCGCTGTATTTCTACCTCCTCATTTGTCTTAATTATTTGGGAAGCAGGATTcatgatgaaaaacagaaggggCTTTTCTCAGGCAGCAAATAATAAACTGGATGGAAGAGTGTGCACGAAAGAAGCTTCTTACCTGATAAATGTGGAGTTCTTCACTGCAAGTAGATGTTTTTGGAAGACTACGAGGGGATGGCACAAGTGGTTTATCTTGCCCCCAGGATTTGATGTTTACTCATAAAAAAATGCCTCTTTTACTTCTTACGAATACAGAAGGGAGAGCGAGAGAGAACTTTTTAGATTTGTTAcgtaaatttaaaaatgtatttctgaagttgACCTTTGATCGGATGCAGTTTATACAGGTGTCTGTGCCCTCTGATTTTGGCTAGTTAATAGATCTTTGAGATAAAATTCATTACTGAATTTTTGCTGTTACCCCTGACATTCACTTGCCATATCCACCAGAATCGAGcactgccttcttttttttttcttcttttttcttttttttctatctatctatctttcTTTGGGGCACCAAATCAGAGACGAAGTGTAGTAATTTGCACCAGAAAActtaaagctgctttttcttgagATCCTAATGTTTAATGTAATGTCTCTTTGGATACTGTACCAAATTGTTGATTGCATGTAGTTAATGTTGCATTAGAGCACTTTGCAATTGCATAACTCATCAATGTTTTGTGAGCTTGCATTTGTGAGTTCTTGAATGACCAGACTGAATTTTATCAAGTATCCCATTGAACATCTTGCTAGATGTCAATGATTGCCAGTGACACAAAGCTTGTAGTGAACCTATCTTTAAACAAATTCTTGTCTCATCACACTTACGTTATTTGTTATACACTTTGTAAttagctatttttaatttatttgagtTACGAGATAGTGGATCATTAATGACTTCTAGTTGTGTTCAGTTTAGCATTTTTAATGGTATTAAACACTTCTGTCGGTCTTAATAAAAAAGGAACCTCTGTCTTGTGCTTTGAAGATCTCTGAAGAATTTCTCCTATAACGGGCATGTATTGTAATTGTTTATACGTCCAATGATCTgtgctgtagaaaaaaaaaaaaaatgttgctgagttttgtttttttaaaaaaaaaaaaaaagaaatggcgAAGAACTTGGCCTCCAAGTGGCGAGGATGATCTGTCTTTGTACTGTATGTTTACATTTCCTTTCCgatttgtcatttttctgtatGGGCCGATTCCTTCCCACAGGCTACAGTGCTAACAGGTGTTTTCTAGAAAACCTTGGTAAAAGTGCCATGTTTGGCAGTACAAATGAGGTTTGAGTGTAATAAGCCCAGAGATTTCTTAACGGTTGAATGTCTCAAAAGCGGTAAGATTTGTCGCCGCAGGTCGCCTGCGGtggctttgtgtttttcataGTAAAATTCAAATGAGCTCCTATTTTTGATAGTCATTTACTAGCGTATTTGCCATTTTGAGCCTCAGTGCGCATTACTGCACTGAAGACAGGTTTTTAATGTAATCTTAATTTTACCTCATATACTGtacattccaaaaaaaaaaaaaatgaaaaaagaaaaaaaaatgaactttttaagACGTTATAGATACACTACCAAACATATCACTTTGCAACTGTAAAGTGTCGGGCTCCACGAGGCCGAAAACTGTCTAGCCTCCTaggaaatgcattaaaaataaaaaataaaacgaTGTAGCAGAGTTATCTTTcaaatctgtggaaaaaaaaaaaatattaataataataaaagaaaagcctcATTCTTTGTCGTTGTCCCCGAGTCCCCTTCCAACCACGCCGCAGCGGCTGCCGCCCGCCCTCAGCCGCCTCCCtgcggggcgggggccggggcgggcccGGCTCCGAGAGGCGgcggaggagaaggagaaggagaaggaggagaagaaggagaaggaggagggggaggaggaggagaggggctgagATGGCGGCAGCCCCCGTGTGGGGTGGCGAGGGGAATGGCAGCCATGGCGAGGCGCCGTGGCCAGGGCAGCCGTGCGACGAGCGGCTGTGCTCAGCGCTGCCAGTGAGGGCACTGATCCCGGTGACGGCCGTGTGTGCCGGGCTCTTCGCCCTCGGCGTGGTGGGCAACGTGCTGACGGTGCTGGTGGTGTGCGGGCAGCGCGCCATGAAGACCACCACCAACCTGTACCTGAGCAGCATGGCCGTGTCCGACCTGCTcatcctgctggggctgcccttgGACCTGTACCGCCTGTGGCGCTCGCGGCCCTGGATCTTCGGGCAGCTGCTGTGCCGCCTCTCGCACTACCTGAGCGAGGGCTGCACCTACTGCACCATCCTGCACATCACCGCCCTGACGGTGGAGCGCTACCTCGCCGTCTGCTTCCCCCTCAAGGCCAAGGTGGTGGTGACCAAGCGCCGCGTCAAGGCCGTCATCGGCGCCCTCTGGGCCTTCGCCCTGCTCTCGGCCGGGCCCTTCTTCTTCCTGGTGGGCGTCGAGCAGCCCGACAACCGCACCGACTTCGGCCGCGAGTGCAAGCCCACCCCGCAGGCCCTCGAGTCCGGCCTGCTGGCCACCATGTTCTGGGTCACCACCTCCTACTTCGTCCTGCCCGTCCTCTGCCTCAACGTCCTCTACGGCTTCATCGGCCGGGAGCTGTGGCGCAGCAAGGGGCGCCTGCAGGGCCCCAGCGCAGCCCTCAGGGAGCGGGGACACCGCCAGACCGTCAAGATCCTGGGTGAGTCCCGCAGACCCTCTATGGCACGCAGGAGCTGTCTCTGGCAGCCCCTTTCCCGTTTTTTTGCCATAAATTGCCCATTTGGGGGCTGCTCGGCTTCAGAGGGCCCCCACGCGCCTCACCAGCAGCATCTGGGCACCGCAGCAggtggggaggcaggaggaagaatTTGGGGCCATGCTCATCTTTTAGGGACAGGATGTTTTAGGGACAGGGCTAAAACATCCACAGGACTCCATGCAGGGCAGAGGGAATGCAGGAGAACAGCCCAGGTGCCCAGCCATGCACTCCAGGGGTGCCACTCTCCGACACCACACAGCCAGCAGCTACACTGGCTCCACACAAATaccccttttttttaaagatattacCTTTTGGGGGGGATTTTACTGCATACGAGGCTCTTGGTGGTCTGCCACTTCAGAAAACCCAGCATCCCAGCAGTcccagccacctcctgctggcaaatttctgcctctgaaaataaaataaaataaaa carries:
- the MLNR gene encoding motilin receptor; translation: MAAAPVWGGEGNGSHGEAPWPGQPCDERLCSALPVRALIPVTAVCAGLFALGVVGNVLTVLVVCGQRAMKTTTNLYLSSMAVSDLLILLGLPLDLYRLWRSRPWIFGQLLCRLSHYLSEGCTYCTILHITALTVERYLAVCFPLKAKVVVTKRRVKAVIGALWAFALLSAGPFFFLVGVEQPDNRTDFGRECKPTPQALESGLLATMFWVTTSYFVLPVLCLNVLYGFIGRELWRSKGRLQGPSAALRERGHRQTVKILAVVILAFIICWLPFHIGRIIFINTQDTRMMLFSQYFNVFALQLFYLSASINPILYNLISKKYRAAVYKLLLPHRSAERAFTITKEAGGYTESSTSTRNK